In Dendropsophus ebraccatus isolate aDenEbr1 chromosome 14, aDenEbr1.pat, whole genome shotgun sequence, the following proteins share a genomic window:
- the LOC138772268 gene encoding uncharacterized protein has protein sequence MASSAAEMKKTQQKEARKSQEARVVEASSSAAPAQPTTSKAADPGVPTLRPWMRTTVAMRLKKVDGREPDMSEDVFAKKMVLDQGFSKAETLSIFFFTGIFYVTFASFNTCRRYWEAVKAARPESPFSRFVSNCLIQREERRVTVSILNPYIPGKDIATFLARYCTVVKEPSKILSSLGFWTGKWSVVVRLNRDESSDDGFQHLPQAFSLGDAPGFIYYPDMPQICRRCSKKGHQAKDCSEDSCRVCRVPGHGTKVKAARPESPFSRFVSNCLIQREERRVTVSILNPYIPGKDIATFLARYCTVVKEPSKILSSLGFWTGKWSVVVRLNRDESSDDGFQHLPQAFSLGDAPGFIYYPDMPQICRRCSKKGHQAKDCSEDSCRVCRVPGHGTKDCPKAKTCNLCGHADHSYRACPQREKRTWASVVAKAPTSQQPAVAQAAQKPKE, from the exons atggcctcttcagcagcggagatgaagaagacccagcagaaggaagcgaggaagagccaggaggcccgggtcgtggaggcctcttcctctgccgccccagctcagccgacgaccagcaaggctgcggatccaggcgtccctacactgcggccctggatgcgcactacggtggccatgcgactgaagaaggtggatggtagagagccggacatgtctgaggatgtgttcgctaagaagatggtcctggaccagggtttctccaaggctgaaaccctcagcattttcttcttcactgggatcttctatgtgacatttgcctccttcaacacctgcaggaggtactgggaggcggtaaaggcagcgaggcccgaatcccctttctctcgctttgtaagcaactgcttaatccaaagggaggagaggcgggtgacggtttcaatccttaacccgtacatcccaggcaaggacatcgccacattccttgcaaggtactgcacagtggtcaaggaaccctccaagatcctgagcagccttggattctggactggcaagtggtcggtggtcgtgaggctcaacagggatgagtcatcggacgacggtttccagcacctgcctcaggctttctctttgggtgacgctccaggcttcatctattacccggatatgccgcagatctgcaggagatgcagcaagaagggtcatcaggcgaaggactgcagcgaagattcctgtagagtctgccgagtgccggggcatgggaccaa ggtaaaggcagcgaggcccgaatcccctttctctcgctttgtaagcaactgcttaatccaaagggaggagaggcgggtgacggtttcaatccttaacccgtacatcccaggcaaggacatcgccacattccttgcaaggtactgcacagtggtcaaggaaccctccaagatcctgagcagccttggattctggactggcaagtggtcggtggtcgtgaggctcaacagggatgagtcatcggacgacggtttccagcacctgcctcaggctttctctttgggtgacgctccaggcttcatctattacccggatatgccgcagatctgcaggagatgcagcaagaagggtcatcaggcgaaggactgcagcgaagattcctgtagagtctgccgagtgccggggcatgggaccaaggactgtccgaaggcaaaaacctgcaacctctgcggccatgcggaccacagctacagggcctgcccccagagggaaaagagaacgtgggcatccgtggttgccaaagctccgaccagccagcagccggccgtagcccaagcagcgcagaagcccaaggag